One window of Balearica regulorum gibbericeps isolate bBalReg1 chromosome 20, bBalReg1.pri, whole genome shotgun sequence genomic DNA carries:
- the LOC104641566 gene encoding extracellular fatty acid-binding protein has protein sequence MTPVVLSLGLALLCLLRVEAEDLGAAGLDKSKIAGKWHIIALASNSESYLRKKDQLKMAMATIAVLGEGDLKVSFAILTPEGCKKLESIYKPSGVPGEYYSSDRGNKTAQVVDTDGRTYAVIFASRVKDGKTFHMLKLYSRTREASPKITALFKKLAREKSFTDEMIKMLPSQEECSLDEA, from the exons ATGACGCCCGTGGTGCTGAGCCTGGGGctggccctgctctgcctgctgcgtGTGGAGGCTGAGGACCtcggggctgcagggctggacaAGAGCAAG ATTGCAGGGAAATGGCACATCATTGCTCTTGCCTCCAACTCTGAGAGCTACCTCCGAAAGAAGGATCAGCTGAAGATGGCAATGGCCACCATCGCGGTCCTGGGGGAGGGCGATCTGAAGGTCTCTTTTGCCATTCTCAC CCCGGAGGGATGTAAGAAATTGGAGTCAATCTACAAGCCATCAGGTGTCCCGGGTGAATACTACAGCTCTG ACAGAGGCAATAAAACGGCGCAGGTGGTGGATACCGACGGCAGGACGTACGCAGTTATCTTTGCCTCCAGAGTGAAGGATGGGAAGACCTTCCACATGCTGAAGCTCTACA GCAGAACCCGGGAGGCGAGCCCCAAAATCACTGCGCTGTTCAAGAAGCTTGCAAGGGAGAAGAGCTTCACCGATGAGATGATCAAGATGCTGCCCAGCCAGG aggAATGCAGCCTCGATGAAGCATAG
- the LOC104641567 gene encoding LOW QUALITY PROTEIN: olfactory receptor 1E16 (The sequence of the model RefSeq protein was modified relative to this genomic sequence to represent the inferred CDS: inserted 1 base in 1 codon; substituted 2 bases at 2 genomic stop codons), which translates to MAGXAIMVLLPVLXLLLSLXMSPESLQWGNLSSPTMFLLLGFSNAYRAQVTLCLCFSLVYLVTVLGNLLIVTLIWLDAHLHSPMYFFLGHLSFMDICYSSVTLPKILGDSFSLRKTISFAGCIMQIYFFLCFGGSECMLLAAMAYDRYLAICHPLHYSALMSKRRCHCLVAISWLSGSFSSLIQALLTAHLPFCKSNMIDHLFCEMPFLLKASCSPNAPLNKVALYALAGTIAMGSFLLTVVSYIHIIRAVLQKGAGMRRAFATCTSHLTVVSLFFGAGAVAYLVPHSSGSKEMDEVITLLYAIVTPMLNPVIYSLRNSEVKGAIRRALRREVLQMSTKGAGIAAEPPLPSPRQGCHSQ; encoded by the exons ATGGCAGGGTGAGCGATCATGGTCCTTCTACCTGTCC ATCTCCTGCTTTCCCTGTAGATGAGCCCTGAATCCCTGCAGTGGGGAAATCTCAGCAGCCCCACCATGTTCCTTCTCTTGGGGTTTTCGAATGCCTACAGAGCACAGGTGACCCTTTGCCTGTGCTTCTCGCTCGTTTACCTGGTGACAGTGCTGGGGAACCTGCTCATCGTGACCCTCATCTGGCTGGATGCCCATCTGCACTCCCCCATGTATTTCTTCCTGGGCCACCTCTCCTTCATGGACATCTGCTACTCCTCTGTCACGCTCCCCAAGATCCTCGGAGACTCCTTCTCACTGCGGAAGACCATCTCCTTTGCGGGCTGCATCATGCAGATCtacttcttcctttgctttgggGGCTCTGAGTGCATGCTCCTGGCTGCCATGGCCTATGATCGGTACCTGGCCATCTGCCACCCCCTCCACTACTCAGCACTCATGAGCAAGAGGAGGTGCCACTGCTTAGTGGCCATTTCATGGCTGAGCGGGTCCTTCTCATCTCTGATTCAGGCCTTGCTCACAGCCCACTTGCCCTTCTGCAAGTCCAACATGATCGACCACTTGTTCTGTGAGATGCCCTTCTTGCTGAAGGCATCCTGCAGTCCTAACGCTCCCCTCAATAAAGTTGCCTTGTATGCTTTGGCTGGGACTATCGCAATGGGCTCTTTCCTCCTTACTGTCGTGTCGTACATTCACATCATCAGGGCTGTCCTCCAGAAGGGAGCAGGGATGCGGAGGGCCTTTGCCACCTGCACCTCCCACCTGACTGTGGTGTCCCTGTTCTTCGGTGCTGGGGCTGTTGCATACCTGGTGCCTCACTCCAGTGGCTCCAAGGAGATGGACGAGGTCATCACGCTGCTGTACGCCATTGTGACCCCCATGCTCAACCCCGTCATCTACAGCTTGAGAAACAGCGAGGTCAAAGGGGCCATCAGGAGAGCCCTGCGCAGGGAGGTGTTACAGATGTCCACCAAGGGTGCAGGCATTGCCGCTGAGccacccctgccctccccacggCAGGGATGCCACTCTCAGTGA